One window of the Rufibacter radiotolerans genome contains the following:
- the pnuC gene encoding nicotinamide riboside transporter PnuC codes for MDFLLPSAWNLDTVAEVVGVITGLLCVWLAARQNIWTFPTALISVFLYILVFYKARLYADMGLQVMFAFLNFYGWYLWLHKGSQRAERPVSRMTKQQWGWLLLFVPVFTLGLGMYLHHNTNADLAYWDSATTAVSLGAQWLMSRKKLENWLIWIVVDAVYVPIYIYKELYPTALLYFLYLALAWWGYIDWKKSLRAQVANVQG; via the coding sequence ATGGATTTTCTCCTCCCCAGTGCCTGGAATTTAGATACCGTTGCCGAAGTGGTGGGCGTGATCACGGGCCTTTTGTGCGTCTGGCTGGCGGCCCGGCAGAATATCTGGACCTTTCCTACCGCGCTCATTAGTGTGTTCCTCTATATTCTGGTTTTCTACAAGGCCCGCCTCTACGCCGACATGGGTCTGCAGGTCATGTTTGCGTTCCTGAATTTTTACGGCTGGTACCTGTGGCTGCACAAGGGCAGCCAGCGGGCCGAGCGCCCGGTCTCGCGCATGACCAAACAGCAATGGGGCTGGCTGCTGCTGTTTGTGCCGGTGTTCACGCTGGGCCTGGGCATGTACCTTCACCATAACACCAACGCCGACCTGGCCTACTGGGACTCTGCCACCACCGCCGTGAGCCTGGGCGCCCAGTGGCTCATGAGCCGGAAAAAACTGGAGAACTGGCTCATCTGGATAGTGGTAGACGCGGTGTACGTGCCCATTTATATCTACAAAGAGCTTTACCCTACGGCGCTGCTGTACTTCCTGTACCTGGCCCTGGCCTGGTGGGGGTATATAGACTGGAAAAAGAGCCTGCGCGCGCAGGTCGCCAACGTGCAAGGCTAA
- a CDS encoding DUF2490 domain-containing protein → MKKFFLLFLLVLALAVPRAQAQNTRRHDTNYNGWFMYFGNHRLTDKWGLHTEFQLRQYKVISKQQQLMPRVGLTYNLSDRAMVLGGFAYVHTYPYGDNPAASDFPEHRTFQQLQLKDQQGIFGLSHRFRLEQRWIKFAGAQQYTYLNRARYQFRVTIPLQGPTLEDREFYLGVYDEVFLNFGPNVTNNIFDQNRAYSAVGYRFHKDATLEVGYLHQHVAQRNGIWFESNHTLQVGLTYNLDFRKQAQKTP, encoded by the coding sequence ATGAAAAAGTTCTTTCTCTTGTTTTTGTTGGTGCTGGCCTTGGCAGTACCGCGCGCCCAGGCCCAGAACACCCGCCGGCATGACACTAATTACAACGGCTGGTTTATGTACTTCGGGAATCACCGGCTCACAGATAAATGGGGCCTGCACACCGAGTTCCAGCTGCGGCAGTACAAAGTGATCTCCAAACAGCAGCAGTTGATGCCCCGGGTGGGCCTGACGTATAACCTCTCAGACCGGGCCATGGTTCTAGGCGGCTTTGCGTATGTGCACACCTACCCGTACGGCGACAACCCCGCGGCGAGTGATTTCCCGGAGCACCGCACGTTCCAGCAATTGCAGCTAAAAGACCAGCAGGGCATCTTTGGGTTGTCGCACCGGTTTAGGCTGGAGCAGCGCTGGATCAAGTTTGCGGGCGCCCAACAGTATACCTACCTGAACCGGGCCCGGTACCAGTTCCGGGTGACTATCCCGCTGCAGGGCCCTACGCTGGAGGACCGGGAGTTTTACCTGGGCGTGTATGATGAGGTTTTCCTGAACTTCGGGCCAAACGTAACCAATAATATCTTTGACCAGAACCGCGCGTATTCGGCCGTGGGGTACCGGTTCCACAAAGACGCCACCCTGGAGGTGGGGTACCTGCACCAGCACGTGGCCCAGCGCAACGGCATCTGGTTTGAAAGCAACCACACCCTGCAGGTAGGCCTCACCTATAACCTTGACTTCCGGAAACAAGCGCAAAAGACCCCGTAA
- a CDS encoding AAA family ATPase gives MLKIAITGPESTGKSTLAAQLAHHYQAPWVPEYARTYLEQLGRPYEASDLEQIALGQQALWVAQSAENPAILLLDTELLVLKIWSEHAYGSCAPSIQVGLRQQEVDLYLLLNVDLPWEPDPQREHPHLRQYFYDWYKRELEELGAPYAEISGSAEERVQNAIQAIDRIIQR, from the coding sequence GTGCTGAAAATAGCCATTACCGGACCTGAGAGTACGGGCAAATCTACCCTGGCCGCCCAGTTGGCCCACCACTACCAGGCTCCCTGGGTACCCGAGTACGCCCGTACCTACCTGGAGCAGCTGGGTCGGCCCTACGAGGCTTCTGATCTGGAGCAGATTGCTCTGGGCCAGCAGGCACTTTGGGTCGCTCAGAGCGCTGAGAATCCCGCGATTTTGCTCCTGGATACCGAGCTGTTGGTGCTAAAGATCTGGTCTGAGCACGCCTATGGAAGCTGCGCCCCATCTATCCAGGTAGGGCTACGGCAACAAGAGGTAGACCTGTATCTGCTCCTCAACGTAGACTTACCCTGGGAGCCGGACCCGCAGCGCGAGCATCCGCATTTGCGGCAGTATTTCTATGACTGGTACAAGCGGGAGTTAGAGGAGCTGGGGGCGCCGTACGCAGAGATTTCCGGCTCTGCCGAAGAAAGGGTGCAAAACGCCATTCAAGCCATTGACCGTATTATTCAGCGCTAA
- a CDS encoding aldose 1-epimerase family protein, which translates to MNTTYLENEYVRVGVKHLGAELCSFVKNDGNREYIWQADAAYWNRHAPVLFPIVGRLPQNQYLHEGQTYTLPQHGFARDMPFALLNRQEDRLVFELRATAQTREVYPFDFALRIIYTLQGHTLTVTWQVEHLGEGEMLFSIGAHPAFNVPLLPGGTFEDYYLEFSQPEILARYLLEEGTGLQNGETEPVLDNMAVLPLRYEHYKKDALVFKNYRSDRVTIKCDYHPHFVQMQLEGFPFLGIWTKCEGAPFLCIEPWYGIAGSAGPPVELSEKEGMQSLGTREVFEASYAITIG; encoded by the coding sequence ATGAACACCACTTACCTAGAAAATGAATACGTGCGCGTGGGCGTGAAACACCTGGGCGCCGAACTCTGCAGCTTCGTGAAAAATGACGGCAACCGCGAGTACATCTGGCAAGCCGATGCCGCCTACTGGAACCGCCATGCCCCGGTGCTATTTCCCATTGTAGGTCGGCTGCCCCAGAACCAGTACCTGCATGAGGGCCAGACCTACACGCTGCCGCAGCATGGCTTCGCCCGCGACATGCCGTTTGCCTTACTGAACCGGCAGGAAGACCGGTTGGTGTTTGAGCTTCGGGCTACGGCCCAGACCCGGGAGGTCTATCCCTTTGATTTCGCGCTGCGCATCATTTACACCTTGCAGGGCCACACCTTAACCGTGACCTGGCAGGTAGAACATTTGGGCGAAGGCGAGATGCTGTTCTCCATTGGCGCGCACCCTGCCTTCAACGTACCTCTATTGCCCGGCGGAACCTTTGAAGACTATTACCTGGAGTTCTCCCAACCCGAGATACTGGCCCGCTACCTGCTGGAGGAAGGCACCGGCCTGCAGAACGGGGAGACCGAACCGGTGCTGGACAACATGGCCGTGTTGCCGCTGCGCTATGAGCATTATAAGAAAGACGCGCTGGTGTTCAAGAATTACCGCTCAGACCGTGTGACCATCAAATGCGATTACCACCCCCATTTTGTGCAGATGCAGCTGGAGGGCTTCCCCTTCCTGGGTATCTGGACCAAGTGCGAAGGCGCCCCTTTTCTCTGCATTGAGCCTTGGTATGGCATTGCCGGCAGCGCCGGCCCTCCTGTGGAACTGAGCGAGAAAGAAGGCATGCAGTCACTGGGCACCAGGGAGGTGTTTGAGGCGAGCTATGCCATTACGATAGGGTAA
- a CDS encoding efflux RND transporter periplasmic adaptor subunit, translating into MKKGFPLIALLALLLVSCSEEQERVKPRVSSIAESVYASGTVKATDQYTAYPKVSGIVQEILVKAGDTVKAGDPLFKLENNAATLNARSAQLALELSQENSRSNFGRLEEAQLAVRQARDRFQLDSSLYQRQKRLWEQRIGTQLEFEQRRLAYTSSRSNYQAARANYNLLSRQLKNELQRADVNYDISRQLQNDFVVRASISGKVYDVLMEKGELVSPQTPLAIIGQAKSFLLELEVDENDIVQVRVGQPVEISMDSYKGRVFEGVVEKIYPIMNERSRTFQVDARFVNPPATLYPNLSAEANIVVQTKKNALLIPREYIVDDRFVLIEPDQKREVKIGLRDYRKAEILQGLDTTQFIYKPK; encoded by the coding sequence ATGAAAAAAGGATTTCCTCTTATAGCACTGTTGGCGTTGCTGCTGGTTTCCTGTTCTGAAGAGCAGGAGCGGGTGAAGCCCCGGGTCAGCTCCATTGCCGAGTCTGTCTATGCCTCGGGTACTGTTAAAGCCACAGACCAATACACGGCTTATCCCAAAGTGAGCGGAATTGTGCAGGAAATTCTGGTCAAGGCCGGCGACACCGTCAAGGCCGGAGACCCGCTGTTTAAGCTGGAGAACAACGCCGCCACGCTCAACGCCCGCAGCGCCCAGCTGGCCCTGGAACTGAGCCAGGAGAACAGCCGAAGCAACTTCGGGCGGCTGGAGGAGGCGCAACTGGCCGTGCGGCAGGCGCGCGACCGCTTTCAGCTGGATTCCTCTTTGTACCAGCGTCAAAAACGCCTCTGGGAACAAAGGATTGGGACCCAGCTGGAGTTTGAGCAGCGGCGGCTGGCCTATACGTCTTCGCGCAGCAACTACCAGGCTGCCCGGGCCAACTACAACCTCCTCAGCCGGCAACTGAAGAACGAGTTGCAGCGCGCGGATGTGAACTATGACATCAGCCGTCAGCTGCAGAATGACTTTGTGGTGCGGGCCAGCATCTCGGGCAAGGTGTATGATGTGCTTATGGAGAAAGGCGAGTTGGTGAGTCCGCAGACGCCGCTGGCCATTATAGGGCAGGCCAAAAGCTTCCTGCTGGAGCTGGAAGTAGATGAGAACGACATTGTGCAGGTGCGGGTGGGCCAGCCCGTGGAGATTAGTATGGATAGCTATAAAGGCCGGGTGTTTGAGGGCGTGGTGGAGAAGATTTATCCCATCATGAACGAGCGGTCTAGAACGTTTCAGGTAGACGCCCGCTTCGTGAACCCGCCGGCCACGCTCTATCCCAACCTTTCCGCGGAGGCCAATATTGTGGTGCAGACCAAGAAAAACGCCTTGCTCATTCCCAGGGAATATATAGTGGACGACCGGTTTGTGCTCATAGAGCCCGACCAGAAACGCGAGGTGAAAATAGGCCTGCGCGATTACCGCAAAGCCGAGATTCTGCAGGGCCTGGACACCACCCAGTTCATCTATAAACCCAAGTAG
- a CDS encoding ABC transporter permease, which produces MNVKLILNIAVGLLRARMRQSIVAAAGVTFGIGMFIALVSFMNGLNQLLDGLILNRLPHVRLYNEIKPSPVQAVERAQKFNGYEHFIRSIKPKDRGKEIYNSQAIIKAIKEDSRVIGVAPKAITQVFYNTGTIELGGVIDGIDVVQEDRLFKLSDYIIAGNLQDLATVSNSIILGKGIAEKMMVDLGDVVRITAPNGQQGTLKVVGVVQLGIMEIDNIQSYASIETVQKLLGQPSAYLTDIQVNLTDLNLAPATAKEFAALYGLEATDIQTANSQFETGSNIRSIISYAVGVTLLIVAGFGIYNILNMMIYEKMDAIAILKATGFSATDVQYIFLSLSMIIGVAGGVMGLLLGYVISVVIDNVPFKTESLPTIDTYPVYFNPVYYMIGISFALVTTYFAGLFPARKASKTDPVSIIRGK; this is translated from the coding sequence ATGAACGTTAAACTGATCCTGAACATTGCCGTGGGGCTGCTTCGGGCGCGCATGCGGCAGTCCATTGTGGCGGCGGCGGGCGTCACCTTCGGGATTGGGATGTTCATTGCGCTGGTCAGTTTCATGAATGGTCTTAACCAGTTGCTGGACGGCCTCATCCTGAACCGGCTGCCCCACGTGCGGCTCTACAATGAGATAAAACCCAGCCCGGTGCAGGCCGTGGAGCGGGCCCAAAAGTTTAACGGCTATGAGCACTTTATCCGGTCCATAAAACCTAAGGACCGAGGCAAGGAAATCTACAACAGCCAGGCTATCATCAAAGCCATCAAGGAAGACTCCCGGGTAATTGGCGTGGCGCCCAAGGCCATCACGCAGGTGTTCTACAACACGGGCACCATTGAGCTGGGCGGCGTGATAGACGGCATAGACGTGGTGCAGGAAGACCGGCTATTTAAGTTGAGCGACTACATCATTGCCGGTAATTTGCAAGACCTGGCCACGGTGTCTAACAGCATCATCCTGGGCAAGGGCATAGCGGAGAAGATGATGGTGGACCTCGGCGATGTGGTGCGCATCACAGCCCCCAACGGGCAGCAGGGAACTCTGAAAGTAGTGGGCGTGGTGCAGCTGGGCATCATGGAGATTGACAACATCCAGAGCTACGCCTCCATTGAGACGGTGCAGAAACTGCTGGGCCAGCCCTCGGCGTACCTCACGGATATACAAGTGAACCTTACCGACCTGAACCTGGCCCCGGCCACTGCCAAAGAATTTGCGGCCCTGTATGGTCTGGAAGCCACCGACATCCAGACGGCCAACTCGCAGTTTGAGACGGGCAGCAACATCAGGAGCATCATCTCTTACGCCGTGGGCGTGACGCTGCTCATTGTGGCGGGCTTCGGGATTTACAACATTTTGAACATGATGATTTATGAGAAGATGGACGCCATTGCCATTCTCAAGGCCACGGGTTTCTCGGCGACAGATGTGCAGTACATCTTCCTGTCTTTGTCCATGATCATCGGCGTGGCCGGAGGGGTGATGGGGCTGCTGCTGGGGTATGTGATTTCGGTGGTGATTGACAACGTGCCGTTCAAGACGGAGTCGCTGCCCACTATTGACACGTACCCGGTGTATTTTAACCCGGTCTATTATATGATAGGCATCAGCTTCGCGCTGGTGACCACGTACTTTGCCGGCCTGTTCCCGGCGCGCAAGGCAAGCAAGACAGACCCGGTCAGCATTATCAGGGGGAAATAA
- a CDS encoding ABC transporter ATP-binding protein produces MAEKVLEAFGINKYFYDPVKFQVLNDITFSVTHGEFVSVVGRSGCGKSTLLYILSTMDTDYEGELYLDGELMSQRTPKQLAQIRNEKIGFVFQFHYLIQEFSVLRNVMLPGIKLGKYTLSEVEERAMGYLRTLGVDDQALKMPNQLSGGQKQRVAIARALINDPVLIMGDEPTGNLDKKNSDIVFDIFQSLCQEKKQTLLIVSHDPEFAQRTDRVIEMEDGKIIRGHHA; encoded by the coding sequence ATGGCAGAGAAGGTTCTGGAGGCATTTGGCATCAATAAGTATTTCTATGACCCGGTCAAGTTCCAGGTGCTGAATGACATTACGTTCAGCGTCACGCACGGCGAGTTCGTGTCGGTGGTGGGGCGGTCGGGCTGCGGAAAGTCCACGCTGCTTTACATCCTCTCCACCATGGACACCGACTACGAGGGCGAACTCTACCTGGACGGGGAACTCATGAGCCAGCGCACGCCCAAACAGCTGGCCCAGATCCGGAATGAGAAGATCGGGTTCGTGTTCCAGTTCCACTACCTCATCCAGGAATTCAGCGTGCTGCGCAACGTTATGCTGCCGGGCATCAAACTAGGCAAATACACCCTGTCCGAGGTGGAGGAACGCGCCATGGGCTACCTGCGCACGCTGGGCGTGGACGACCAGGCCCTCAAGATGCCCAACCAGTTGAGCGGCGGGCAGAAGCAGCGGGTGGCCATTGCGCGCGCGCTCATCAACGACCCGGTCCTCATCATGGGCGACGAACCCACCGGCAACCTGGACAAGAAGAACTCAGACATTGTCTTTGATATCTTCCAGAGCCTGTGCCAAGAGAAGAAACAGACCCTGCTTATTGTCTCCCATGACCCGGAGTTTGCCCAGCGTACGGACAGGGTGATAGAGATGGAGGACGGCAAAATCATCAGGGGGCATCACGCTTAA
- a CDS encoding thioredoxin domain-containing protein, producing MKPSLFVYILSFLLAGLLALEANAQKIKYETGTLEEVLAKAKQAGKPVFINLVPPVSLPGKLPENRPLTNGIEDPQVMKALNDQFLNVQVLHNSPARSKLAQQYSIKEYPTYLFLSPDGHLIHRNKGYSSSPTRYLNDIKAFKEKAGSTYNLSYFQREFDKGRKSPDFLEQYITLRTNLGLPTDHALLEAYVDQLPVSAFDNFSTVQFILEQGPIVDSKAFVFSRSNKTIMDSVYKTLPYTQRSKINNTIIGNTMRKATQTKDKALAQKGATFARSTWNQDYTRGQRAYQSNMVSFYKSIQDTANYLREAVTFYDRYYMAISEDSVKKLMTAQAENRKRQMSQPKPTSGGQTSTQTTYVTTTSAVSDFLNQLNNAAFSIYETGTRNPTYLTKAMLWSKRTVEISPASGYYDTLAHLLYRLELYAEAEAMQQKAVDLAGKEKQSSERFRQSLQKIKNRTL from the coding sequence ATGAAGCCTTCCCTTTTTGTCTATATTCTTTCTTTCCTTTTGGCAGGCCTTCTGGCGTTAGAGGCAAATGCTCAAAAGATCAAATATGAAACCGGCACTCTTGAAGAGGTATTGGCCAAAGCCAAGCAAGCTGGTAAACCAGTTTTTATAAATCTGGTTCCGCCTGTTTCTTTGCCTGGCAAACTTCCGGAAAACAGGCCTCTCACCAATGGAATAGAGGATCCCCAGGTGATGAAGGCGCTTAATGACCAGTTTTTGAACGTCCAGGTGCTCCATAATTCGCCGGCCAGAAGCAAACTTGCCCAACAATACAGCATCAAAGAATACCCAACCTACCTGTTCCTTAGCCCAGACGGCCACCTGATCCACCGGAACAAAGGGTATTCGTCCAGCCCCACCCGGTACCTGAATGACATAAAGGCGTTTAAAGAAAAGGCGGGCAGCACCTACAACCTCAGCTACTTCCAAAGGGAATTTGACAAGGGCAGAAAGTCTCCTGATTTTCTGGAGCAGTATATCACCTTGCGCACCAATCTGGGCCTGCCCACCGACCACGCTCTTTTAGAGGCTTACGTGGACCAGTTACCCGTGAGCGCCTTTGACAACTTCTCTACCGTGCAATTTATCCTGGAGCAGGGCCCTATTGTAGACAGCAAGGCCTTTGTATTCTCGCGCTCCAACAAAACCATAATGGACAGTGTGTATAAAACGCTGCCCTATACCCAACGAAGCAAAATCAACAACACCATTATAGGCAACACCATGCGGAAGGCCACCCAGACTAAAGACAAGGCGCTGGCCCAAAAGGGAGCTACCTTTGCCCGCTCCACCTGGAACCAGGACTACACCCGCGGGCAGCGGGCGTATCAATCCAATATGGTATCCTTTTACAAGTCCATTCAAGACACGGCCAATTACCTTAGGGAAGCAGTTACCTTTTATGACCGTTATTACATGGCCATCTCAGAAGACTCTGTGAAAAAACTAATGACCGCCCAGGCAGAAAACCGCAAGCGGCAGATGAGCCAACCCAAACCAACTTCCGGAGGCCAAACCAGCACCCAAACCACGTATGTGACCACTACTTCAGCGGTGTCTGACTTTTTAAACCAGTTGAACAATGCGGCCTTCTCCATCTATGAGACCGGTACCCGCAACCCCACCTACCTGACCAAAGCCATGCTGTGGAGCAAACGCACCGTAGAAATTAGCCCCGCCTCAGGCTATTATGACACCCTGGCACATTTGCTTTACAGACTGGAACTCTACGCGGAGGCTGAAGCCATGCAGCAGAAAGCCGTAGATCTGGCAGGCAAGGAAAAACAATCTTCGGAAAGGTTCAGGCAGAGTTTGCAAAAGATTAAGAACCGCACCCTTTAA
- a CDS encoding mechanosensitive ion channel family protein: MSIHSQYGPSSGISARGAIFLSAFMNDLLFKTYYHNSVFDYLVAIGIIVIGLLLIRSFKHIFLKKVKNWVEGTKTHFDDFLVEGIDRFLIPALYFAVVYMGISYLNLSGKAQNVLSIATTMVITFLFVRLISSTILLLLKTYVRKQERGEEKVKQLGGLMLIINAVIWVIGLLFLFDNMGYNVTTIITGLGIGGIAIALAAQNILGDVFNYFVIFFDRPFETGDFIVIGDKSGTVDYIGLKTTRIKSLSGEQLVVANSDLTGSRIHNFKQLMRRRVTFKLGIIYQTSLENIKLIPRLLEGIVKEQHPVQFDRAHFAAYGDSSLDYEVVYYVLDKEYNTYMDIHQNINFRIFEEFEKHGIEFAYPTRTLLMVHDAVEGKEAASLSSQQR; encoded by the coding sequence ATGAGTATTCATTCCCAATACGGTCCATCATCTGGCATCTCAGCCCGAGGGGCTATTTTCCTTTCTGCGTTTATGAATGATTTACTATTCAAGACCTACTACCACAACAGCGTTTTTGATTACCTGGTGGCCATAGGCATTATTGTTATTGGCCTGCTCCTGATTCGCTCTTTCAAGCACATTTTTCTGAAAAAGGTTAAAAACTGGGTGGAAGGCACCAAAACGCACTTTGATGATTTTCTGGTGGAAGGCATTGACCGGTTTCTTATTCCGGCGCTTTATTTTGCCGTCGTCTATATGGGCATCAGTTACCTGAACCTCTCTGGAAAAGCCCAGAACGTGCTCAGCATCGCCACCACCATGGTGATCACGTTCCTGTTTGTGCGCCTTATCTCTTCCACCATTCTGCTGCTGCTCAAAACCTACGTGCGCAAACAGGAGCGCGGCGAGGAGAAAGTGAAACAACTGGGTGGCCTCATGCTCATCATCAACGCCGTAATCTGGGTAATTGGCCTGCTGTTTCTCTTTGACAATATGGGCTACAACGTCACCACCATCATCACCGGGCTGGGTATTGGGGGTATCGCCATCGCGCTGGCCGCGCAGAACATTCTGGGCGACGTGTTCAACTACTTCGTGATTTTCTTTGACCGCCCCTTTGAGACCGGCGACTTTATAGTGATAGGCGACAAGTCTGGAACCGTAGATTACATTGGCCTCAAAACCACCCGCATCAAAAGCCTTTCTGGCGAGCAACTGGTGGTGGCCAACAGTGACCTGACGGGCTCGCGCATCCATAACTTCAAGCAGTTAATGCGCCGAAGGGTCACTTTTAAGCTGGGCATAATTTACCAGACTTCTTTGGAGAACATCAAACTGATACCCCGCCTGTTGGAAGGCATTGTAAAGGAACAGCACCCGGTGCAATTTGACCGGGCCCACTTTGCCGCCTACGGCGATTCCAGTCTGGACTATGAGGTGGTGTATTACGTGCTGGACAAGGAGTACAACACCTACATGGACATTCACCAGAACATCAACTTCCGGATCTTTGAGGAGTTTGAGAAACACGGCATTGAGTTCGCCTACCCTACCCGAACGCTGTTGATGGTACATGATGCAGTGGAGGGCAAAGAAGCGGCTTCCCTTTCTTCGCAACAACGGTAG
- a CDS encoding nuclear transport factor 2 family protein encodes MRQPFLFFCICLLFSTSTLAQSKKTSPAPQATEAKAVEQAVVKFFDAMRASDSTLARSVLAPNARLISVGAGKDGTVLPRETPMQKFVEMIGQKHPQVLDERIWDVKVAIDGDLATLWCQYAFYVGDTFSHCGVDAFQLYRSATGWKIFSIADTRRKEGCDLKAAQAAKGK; translated from the coding sequence ATGCGCCAGCCTTTTCTATTCTTCTGTATCTGTCTGCTTTTCAGTACCAGTACCCTTGCCCAGAGCAAGAAAACCTCTCCTGCCCCGCAGGCCACAGAGGCCAAAGCCGTGGAACAGGCGGTGGTGAAGTTTTTTGACGCCATGCGCGCCAGCGACAGCACCCTGGCCCGATCGGTTCTGGCCCCTAACGCCCGGCTTATTTCAGTGGGCGCCGGTAAAGACGGCACGGTCCTTCCCCGGGAGACACCCATGCAGAAATTTGTGGAGATGATTGGCCAGAAACACCCGCAGGTACTGGATGAGCGCATCTGGGACGTGAAAGTGGCCATTGACGGCGACCTGGCCACGCTCTGGTGCCAGTACGCCTTTTACGTAGGCGACACCTTCAGCCACTGCGGGGTAGACGCGTTCCAACTTTACCGCAGCGCCACCGGCTGGAAGATTTTCTCCATAGCAGATACCCGCCGCAAAGAAGGCTGTGACCTGAAAGCCGCCCAGGCCGCAAAGGGTAAATAG
- a CDS encoding N-acetylmuramoyl-L-alanine amidase produces MKPLYSLLFCVALSLASCTSNPYATTNKEYKKKTKAYAKSLRARPVTNPGEDSLVQGDYWVGTTNFSMRKPNYVVIHHTAQKSTDQTLKTFTMPKTQVSAHYVIGRDGKVYHMLSDYLRAWHAGSGKWGNTSDLNSSSIGIELDNNGYEPFQEAQINSLLQVLAILKKTHGIPVANFIGHSDIAPSRKVDPNPTFPWKQLAQAGYGIWYDEEAVRNSVFETVIPPFTDSTAQVRLDSVAVPADSSLVPVPVVMAPLPVVAVDTIPASFQPKDALRIIGYDVQNLEAAIKAFKLHFIQKEVNGVLTDDDKKVLYHLYKKSL; encoded by the coding sequence ATGAAACCACTGTACTCTTTGCTCTTCTGTGTTGCCCTGTCGCTGGCTTCCTGCACTTCCAATCCCTACGCTACCACCAACAAGGAATATAAAAAGAAAACCAAAGCCTACGCCAAGTCCCTTCGGGCCAGGCCCGTAACCAACCCCGGTGAAGACAGCCTGGTGCAGGGCGATTACTGGGTGGGCACCACCAACTTCAGCATGCGCAAGCCCAATTACGTGGTCATCCATCACACGGCGCAGAAGTCCACCGACCAGACCCTGAAGACCTTTACCATGCCCAAGACGCAGGTGAGCGCCCATTACGTGATTGGCCGGGACGGCAAGGTGTACCATATGCTCAGCGACTACCTGCGGGCCTGGCACGCGGGCTCGGGTAAGTGGGGCAATACCTCAGACCTGAACTCCTCTTCCATTGGCATTGAACTGGACAACAACGGGTACGAGCCGTTCCAGGAGGCCCAGATCAACAGCCTGCTGCAGGTGCTGGCCATCCTCAAGAAAACCCACGGCATTCCGGTGGCCAATTTCATAGGCCACTCAGACATTGCCCCCAGCCGCAAGGTAGACCCTAACCCCACGTTCCCCTGGAAACAGCTGGCCCAGGCCGGTTACGGCATCTGGTATGATGAGGAAGCGGTGCGTAACTCGGTGTTTGAAACCGTTATTCCACCGTTCACAGATTCCACGGCCCAGGTGCGCTTAGACAGCGTGGCGGTGCCCGCTGATAGTAGTTTGGTGCCTGTGCCCGTTGTTATGGCGCCTTTGCCGGTGGTGGCCGTAGACACCATCCCAGCCTCGTTCCAGCCCAAAGACGCCTTGCGCATTATTGGCTATGACGTGCAGAACCTGGAGGCGGCCATTAAGGCGTTTAAACTGCATTTCATCCAGAAAGAAGTGAATGGCGTGCTCACCGATGACGACAAGAAAGTGCTCTACCACCTGTACAAGAAAAGCCTTTAG